The sequence GATATTTAGAGAGGGGGGGATGATTGATCTCTTGAGAGGCTTTTCTTTCCGAGTTGCCCAACTGTTGAACATGCAGAGCAATGTTTCACCAAAACAGCAAAGCCCGACCAAGGAAGCCGGGTCTTGCTGTTTTTGATTATCAGAGTGGATGATCAGTCCCCAAGATCCGGGAAGGTCAGCTTCATGGATTCCTTGTCACCCTCACGTTCAACCTTGACCTGCACCTCCAGGTTGCCGCTGCGCAGTCCCAGGGCAAGCGGCATAGATGCTTTGTCTTCTTCCAGGTGGAGGATTGTTCGGACAATGGAAATCATCCGGTTGAAGATGTCCTCGGAAGGGGCCTTCACGGAGGTTTTTTCGCCAAAGGACTTGAGCACTACGGTAATATCGCTTTTCTTACGTTTGAAGGAGAGCTTCCGGGCCTTCTCGGTGATTGCATACATAATGGCCAGGGCCAGATACTTCATGCTGTCTTCTTCAATGTTTCCACCCGGCGCGGTTGCCAGGTGCTGGAGCTGTTCCTTGAAATTGGTCTCCATGTAGCAGTCGCACATTTCAATCAGTTTCAGGTGCAGGGTCGGGTCGTGAATTTCCATGGGCATCCTCTCGATTATTGATTTGTTTGATATTCCTTTCCCATTATGTTCTTCACCATTGCGGTATGTGTCAAGCTGAAACGGCCAGGCGAATCGGAAAAATATATCCCCATATCCTCCACGGGTCTCGGTGGGGCAGCGGTATTGAGATCAGGATGGTGCAATCTGCAAAAGATAAATGACGACATACTGAATAATCTGTGTTTCGACTATTCGCCAAGCCTGTCATTTTGGTCTGAATTTACTTTTTTCATTTCCTCCTGCAGGCAACTCTCACAGTACCCGTGGGATATCCGCGCATTGGTTTTCAGGGACAGGTATTTTTCCAGATTTATCCATTCACCGGTCCCGTATTCGGTTTTTGAATCATCTCTGATCTTTTTACATTTACAACATACGGGCAGGATATCATCAAAGGATTTCATTTTTCGGATCACTTCATATTTCTCGATGCATTTTTTCACCCGAAAGATGAGTTCCTTAGGAGAGCAGGGTTTCTGGAGATAGTCGTCAGCTCCAGTTCGCAATGCGTCAATCGCCGAAGGAAG is a genomic window of Pseudomonadota bacterium containing:
- a CDS encoding response regulator; this translates as MMTGHSILLVDDDESILETLKDIFWMEGYEVSTVNNGKSAHKFIGAKYFDLVITDLKMKEINGLDVLKKSKEVFPECGVIIHTAYANLPSAIDALRTGADDYLQKPCSPKELIFRVKKCIEKYEVIRKMKSFDDILPVCCKCKKIRDDSKTEYGTGEWINLEKYLSLKTNARISHGYCESCLQEEMKKVNSDQNDRLGE